CTCCACGGGGGGGCGTTCAGGTGGGGCGCGCGAACTCTCAGGGCGCTTTCGACGTTCCAGCAACCTTGTCGGCCGGTAGGTTCGCGACGTATTTCGGAATCTTTGTATTCCCCATGTTTGCGATGCTTTCGTTGATTTGCCGCTGAATGGCGGCCTCGACGGTTTCGTTCTGATTCGAGCGCACGAGTCTCGGGGTAATCTCGCCGCCACCGCTCCACACCGGGGTGCCATTGATTTGAAAAGTGAGCGAAGTCAATTGGGTCGGCACCGAGAGTTGCTGCGTTGCCATTCCACGGCCCAAGGTTCGAGAAACCATCTGCTTGACCTCTCCTGGCTTCACCGTCACTACCAATTTGATATTGCTGTTGTCGTCGACGCGCATGCCGTTGGCTTCCAAGGATTTCTTCAGCCCTGCGACGACCTTGTCATGAGACTGCTGATAAGCCCCCATTTGCACATCCAGCGCAATTGCATCCCCGGGTTTGATTGCCAGTAACTCGTCGGCGCTAGTCGACTTGACGAGCATTCGTGCCTCGTCATTGGGTACTGTTCCGCTTGCCAGTACGCAATTCTTGTTGTCGTCTTCGACGTACAAATACCGTCCGCCGGCAAACAATCCCACGGGCGTTCCGGTGTAGGTCCAAGTCTTCACGCGATGCGGAACGTCAATGACGGTTTTGCCATCAACCAGCAGCGTACTCTCATCGGCCCATACGACTTGGTCGAAGGCCGGACAATCGCAGGCGAAATCGTACGTCTGCTCGCGAGTGGTCAAATCCCACACTCGCACCTGGCCATGCAGAACCAGGACCAATTGACGGCCTGCGGGATCGAAAGCCAAAAGCCCGTTCTGGCGGTCGTCAGCGACGATGAAGCCAGCCTTCTTTCCGGACAACGTTTCGATGATCACGATCCCGCCATCGACGGTGGTGGCAAGGTACTTGCTGTTCGCGCTCAAGGCCGGCTTCTTGTTTGCGGTCGTTAACGACTGCCAGATCGGCCTCACTTTGGCGGAAAGGTCCCACAACGCATAGTTGCCATCGGTGTTAATGGTCAGGAGATGGTCCTTATCGATAAAACGCCCTGCGAGGATGTTCTGATCTTTCTTTTCCGCATTCCCGAAGGGGCTCCAGGTGAATCGCGGCTTCAGCTTCTGCCCGTCCAGATCATAGAGAAACAGATCGCCGCGTTCGCGTTCCGCGATTTTGAACGCTACGACCGTCCGCATGTCGGCGCTAATGGCAATGGGAGTCTGGCCTGGCGCGAATTCGGCGGTTTTTTCGACCCGGTCGCGCTTTAAATCGCACGATTGCACGCGTGCTTTCTTTCCCTGAAACGAATCGAGCCAGACAACGACTCCTTTATCCTTCTCTGGCGAAACGAAGACTTGAAAGGGCTTTTCGTGGAACGCCTTCGGCCCCAGCGCGATGCGCGTGTCGGGAATCGCACGCGCCGACGCGACATCCGGCGCGTAGGACCAACTTCCACCGCGACTGATGTCGAGGGGGCGGGCTCGGCTGCCGTCCACGTTGACGCGATCGAAGCCTTCGTCATCTACACCGCCGTCTTCCGCCGTATTAGCGGTTACGCTTTGTAGGAACTCCTGGTCCTTCTCGCTAAGCTTGCCCAGGGGCAACTCGACTTCCTTACCGTCC
This portion of the Pirellulales bacterium genome encodes:
- a CDS encoding SHD1 domain-containing protein, which translates into the protein MESIDRNNGWITLKLDDGEFGGSQRGPATKFRKLAKKKPKPAGREENPFETVEERANKDGPRSWSDQTGKFKIEASLVKVEDEVVTLLRKDGKEVELPLGKLSEKDQEFLQSVTANTAEDGGVDDEGFDRVNVDGSRARPLDISRGGSWSYAPDVASARAIPDTRIALGPKAFHEKPFQVFVSPEKDKGVVVWLDSFQGKKARVQSCDLKRDRVEKTAEFAPGQTPIAISADMRTVVAFKIAERERGDLFLYDLDGQKLKPRFTWSPFGNAEKKDQNILAGRFIDKDHLLTINTDGNYALWDLSAKVRPIWQSLTTANKKPALSANSKYLATTVDGGIVIIETLSGKKAGFIVADDRQNGLLAFDPAGRQLVLVLHGQVRVWDLTTREQTYDFACDCPAFDQVVWADESTLLVDGKTVIDVPHRVKTWTYTGTPVGLFAGGRYLYVEDDNKNCVLASGTVPNDEARMLVKSTSADELLAIKPGDAIALDVQMGAYQQSHDKVVAGLKKSLEANGMRVDDNSNIKLVVTVKPGEVKQMVSRTLGRGMATQQLSVPTQLTSLTFQINGTPVWSGGGEITPRLVRSNQNETVEAAIQRQINESIANMGNTKIPKYVANLPADKVAGTSKAP